In the Sandaracinus amylolyticus genome, GCTGAACTTCAGCCCCTTGGGCCCGAAGAACCACTCCATGTGGGTGGCGGACGTGCCGATCTCGAGCGCCCCGATCACCTTGCGCCCGAGCGCCTTGAGCTCTTCGTACGCCGGCGCGGAGTCGACGCGATTGGTGCAGACGAATTGCGGGCTGATCCAGCGCGTCCTCATCGCCTCGAGGACGTTCGGATAGTAGTGACAGACGAATTCGTGCACGACGCGACCACCGATCGTGATCGTGTCGTAGAAGCCCTCGTGGCCCTCGATGAACTCCTCGACTGCCGCGCTCCCGCCGCGCCCGAGTCGATATTCGCGAATGGCATTCTCGAGCTCGGCGTCGGAGTCGACTCGCATCGTCCCCGACGCGCCCGCGCCGTCGCGCGGCTTGACGATCAGCGGGTATCCGACCTTCGCCGCGAACGCGCGCGCCGCGTCGGGATCGTTCGTGCCCAGCGACTGCGCGGTCGGGATGCCGTGCTGGCGCGCGATCTCCTTCATCGACGGCTTGTCGCGGCAGAGGAACGTCGTGCGCACCGAGGTGCCGGGGATGCCGCACGCCTCGCGCACCTGCGCGGCGCACATCACGTGCGCCTCGACGACCGCTTCGAGCCGATCGACGCGCACCTTCTGCTGGATCCAGCGCACGGCCTTCTCGACCTGCGCGACGTCGGTGACGTTGCCGACCTGCTCGTAGTGGAAGAGCCAGTGTCGCAGCGAGTCGTCGAGCGCTTCTTTCGGTCGCTCCCCGATGCCGGTCACCCGCGCTCCGACGGCGTGCAGGGCGCGGACGAATTCGCGCTGGTTGGCGGGAAAGCACGGCTCGAGGAAGACGACGTCGATGGGCATGCGGCGAGCGCGATCGTATCCGAGCGCGAAGATCCGCCGCAAGCAACAGCGCTTGCTAATATAAGCATCGCCTGTTAGACGGATGCGAGGAGGTCAGCCATGCGAAACGCGCTCGGCGCAGAGTTCCGTCGGATCGAGGACCGGGAGCACCTCGGCACACGCGCGATGGTCGCGGTCGCGATCCGCACCTACGACACGACGATCGAGGATCTCTGGGAGGCGCTCACGAGCCCCGAGCGCCTGCCGCGATGGTTCCTGCCGATCGAAGGCGAGCTGAAGGTCGGCGGGCGCTATCAGCTCGTCGGCAACGCCGGCGGGACGATCACGCGCTGCGATCGCCCCGAGGCGCTCGACGTGACCTGGGAGTTCGGCGGCGGCACGAGCTGGGTGAACGTGCGCCTCGCGCCCGACGGCGCGCGCACGAAGCTCACGCTCGAGCACATCGCGCCTCGCGACGGGATCGGCGAGGAGCACCTCGCGAAGTACGGCCCGGGCGCGGTGGGCATCGGCTGGGATCTCGCGCTCTACGGTCTCGCGCTGCACATCGCGGCCGGCGGCGCGCCGGTCGATCGCGCGGCGGTCGATGCGTGGATGGCGTCGAGCGACGGGAAGGCATTCGTGCGCGAGAGCGGCGAGGCGTGGGGCGACGCGCACGCCGCGTCGGGTGAAGATCGCGAGTCGGCCCGCGAGAAGGCGGAGCGCACGATCGCGTTCTACACTGGCGGCTGATGCACGCCTTCGACGTCCTGGGAGACCCGGTGCGGCGGCGCATCCTCGAGCTCCTGGCCGCCGAAGGCGAGCACACCTCGGGTGAGATCGTCGCGGTCGTCGGGCGCGAGTTCGGGATCACGCAGTCCGCGGTCTCCCAGCACTTGAAGGTGCTGCGCGAGAGCGGGTTCACGAGCGTGCGCGTCGAAGGGACGCGCCGTGTCTACGCGGTCGACGCGCGCCCGCTCGCCGAGGTCGACGCGTGGCTCGATCGCTTCCGCACGTTCTGGGAGCCGCGGCTCGATGCGCTCGCGACCGAGATCGCGCGGGGCAAGCGCAAGCGCTCGCGCTGACGCACGAGGCAGACGACGAGCACGAGCAGCGCGATCGTCCACCCGCCGCGCGCAGTGCCGCGACCTGCGACGCCACACGCGCAGCCTCCGGCGCTCGCGGGCTCCTCGATCGACGCGTCGGAGCGCGTGCCCGCGTCGCGCTCGCCACCGCCATCGCTCGCGCTCCCCGCGTCGTCGCTCACGCCGCCGTCGCTCTCGCACGCGCCCTCGTCGATCGCGCCGTCGCAGTCGTCGTCGTCGCCGTCGCACTCCTCGTCGCGCGCGACGCACGCCGGGCCGGCGACGCGCATCGTCGAGTAGAAGCGCGCATCGCCCCAGCCCTGCGCGTCGCGGAACGCGGCGAGCGTGATCGCCGCGCCGAATCCGTCGCCGGTCGACGGCCAGCACGCGTACTCGTCGGCGCCGCGAGCGCAGACGTCGGCGAGCCCGTCGCCGGTCACGTCGGCGAGGCGGATCGTCGAGTACCGACGCGGGTCGTCCCAGCCCTGCGCGTCGGCGAGCGCGGGACCGTCGATCGTGCGGAACGCGTCACCTTCGCGGGCGTAGCAGCGGATCCCGGCGTTCGCGCGCGCACAGAGGTCGTCCGCGCCATCGCCGGTCACGTCGGCGACGCGCAGCGTCGCGTAGTTGTCGTGATCGCTCCAGCCGCTCTCGTCGGCGAGCGGCGCGACGATCGTCGCGCTCGCCGCGAAGCCTTCGCCGGTCGAGAGATGACAGCGCAGATCGCTCGCGCCGCGGCCGCAGAGATCGTCGCGTCCATCGCCGTCGACGTCGGCGAGACGGATCGTGCTCCAGTGCTTCGTCGCGCCCCAGCCGCTCGCGTCGGACCATGCCGGACCTTCGATGCGGCGGGTGAGCGCGGTGCCATCGGAGAGGAAGCACTCGATGCCGCTCGCGGTGCGCGCGCACGCATCGGCGCGACGATCGCCGTCGACGTCGCCGAAGCGGATCGTGCCGTAGCGCGAGGGCTGATCGAAGCCCGCGGCGTTGCCCCACGCCGGACCTTCGCGCGGCTCGGCCTCGAGCGCGTCGCCGGTGCTGCGCCAGCATCGGAGCCCCGAGTAGCCGCGCGCGCAGAGATCGTCGCGTCCGTCTCCGTCGACGTCGGCGAGACAGATCGTGGAGAAGTACATCGCGCGATCCCAGTCGCCCGCGTCGTCGAGCGCGGGGCCCGAGATCGCCGCGCCGTATCCGTCGCCGCTCGCGATCCAACAGCGCACGCCCGCGCTGCTCCGCGCGCACACGTCGGCGCGACCGTCGGCGTTCAGATCGCCGGTGCGGATCGTCGAGAAGCGCGAGGGCTGATCGAACCCCGACGCATCGGAGAGCGCGTCGATCGCGAACGCCGCGTCGGCGAATCCATCGCCGGTCGACGCACGGCACGCCCAGCCCGCGACGCCGCGCGCGCACACGTCGGCGCGACCGTCGCCGTCGACGTCGCTGGTGCGCCCGAGATCGCTCGCGCCGAGGATCGCCTCGAGCTCGCCACAGGTGCCGCCGTCCTGCGAGGTGCGGAAGCAGTCGTCGAGCTCGCGCGGGATGCAGCTCCCGGGCGCGACCGGCCGACCGCCCGCGGTGCCCGCGAAGATGCCCCAGTGGTTCGCGACGACGCGCGGCGTGCCGTCGGAGGGCGCGTTGATCGTGCCGCGCCCCTCGAGCCACATCTGGCTCGAGCCGCCGCCGTCGAGGTTGAACGCCTGCCACGCGCCGAGCTGATCCATGAGCGACGCGAGCTCGGTGCCATACATGCCGGCGGAGACCGACGATCGACCGTCGACGACGAGCAGGATGAACGTGCGGCGATCCTCGCTGAGCCCCATCGCGGTGCGCGGATGACGCGCGCGCATGTCGCTGCGATCGGGGAAGCACGACGTCGCGGTCGGGCTCGAGCAGGTGTAGCGACGACCTTCGGTGACGAGCTCGGGGAACCCGCTGACGAGCGCGGTCGTGCCCTCGGGGATCGCGCCGGTGACGGTGCCCGGCATGAAGCCCTGCGTCGCGCCGCCCGCGCGCTTCACCGCGCCCGAGTGACCGAACTCGACCCAGCTCGGGCCGAACGCGATCCAGCCGTAGTCGCGGTAGTACCAGTCGTCGCGATAGGCCGCGGCCTCGCCGGTCTGCGCGACCGGCCACGCCGCGCCGCTGCCCGCGGCCTGTCCGTAGACGATCGGCGTCGACGTGTCGGTGCGGAAGAAGTCGCCGTTCACCGCGGCCTGCACGCCGACCGACGCGCCCCACGACGCTGCGGTGCGACGGCTCGTCGGGCGCGAGGTCGCGGCGACGTGCACGCGGTCCGCGCAGAGATCGACGTAGAGCGCCCAGAAGCGCGTCGTCGGCGAGGTGGTGCGACCGGTGAGCAGGCGGATGCCGGGCTGGGGATCGGACCACGAGCGCGACGAGATCGTCTGCGCGCGCGCCGGGACTGCGAAGAGCGCGACGATGGCGCACGCGATCGAGAGAGCTCGCATCGGGGCGCGTCGTGAGCACGACACGTTCCACGCGCATCGAGGTCGGATGCGCGCACGTTGCGATCTCGGGTCCGCAGCGATCGCGCCGCGGTGTCGCGATCCGTCCGCGGATCGCCCGACGGATGATCAGCCGCGCGCGTGGGTGCTCGCGCGCAGCAGCGTCGGCTACGATCGCGCCATGCCCGACACGAGAGACGAAGAGGTTCGCTACGACGCCGAGGCGGCGGAGCGAGGGTTCAGGGACACCACGGCGCTGCGCGCGGCGG is a window encoding:
- a CDS encoding ATP-grasp domain-containing protein, with product MPIDVVFLEPCFPANQREFVRALHAVGARVTGIGERPKEALDDSLRHWLFHYEQVGNVTDVAQVEKAVRWIQQKVRVDRLEAVVEAHVMCAAQVREACGIPGTSVRTTFLCRDKPSMKEIARQHGIPTAQSLGTNDPDAARAFAAKVGYPLIVKPRDGAGASGTMRVDSDAELENAIREYRLGRGGSAAVEEFIEGHEGFYDTITIGGRVVHEFVCHYYPNVLEAMRTRWISPQFVCTNRVDSAPAYEELKALGRKVIGALEIGTSATHMEWFFGPKGLKFSEIGCRPPGVRAWDLYAAANDFDIYREWAHAVVHGRPSQSLSRRFSAGIIALRPDRDGVISHYEGVEEIQRRYGEWVIDAHLPPPGTPTQPVEAGYMANAWVRMKHPDYDELRRMLDAVGQTVKVRAR
- a CDS encoding SRPBCC family protein, which encodes MRNALGAEFRRIEDREHLGTRAMVAVAIRTYDTTIEDLWEALTSPERLPRWFLPIEGELKVGGRYQLVGNAGGTITRCDRPEALDVTWEFGGGTSWVNVRLAPDGARTKLTLEHIAPRDGIGEEHLAKYGPGAVGIGWDLALYGLALHIAAGGAPVDRAAVDAWMASSDGKAFVRESGEAWGDAHAASGEDRESAREKAERTIAFYTGG
- a CDS encoding ArsR/SmtB family transcription factor, whose translation is MHAFDVLGDPVRRRILELLAAEGEHTSGEIVAVVGREFGITQSAVSQHLKVLRESGFTSVRVEGTRRVYAVDARPLAEVDAWLDRFRTFWEPRLDALATEIARGKRKRSR